The window TTTTCCTCTTGGCCCGTCATTTCTTCCTAAAGTAGGTCTCAGAATGTCACATGTCTCAGGACATCATCGTTCTACCCTCCTGTAAAAATGCATCCAATGACAAAAAAGTGGAACTCCATTCTTTGCATAGATCTACGTAGAGCAGTTCTAGTTATCTCCAATATCTTAAGTTACCGTCCTCCATCTTTCCTTGTGGAAAGATGAGAATTTCTTCATCCACTTTGGTGGTCAAAATAAGGGCATGAAAGCTGCCAAAAAATAGAATTGCTAACTGGATCAGGAAAGCAATGTGTGAAACCTACAATAACCAAAATCTGTCTCCACCAGAAAAGTTCACAGCTCATTCTACCAAATCAGTCTCCTGAAATGAAAGGACAGCCGCCTCCATTGAGCAGATTTGCAGAGCCACCACCTGGTCTTCAGTCCATGCCTTCATCGGACATTATAGATTAAAATTTGATTTCTAATAAGGACCTAGTCTTTGGTCGGAAGGTCCTTCCTGCTGTTATAACCACCCCCTAAATTTTTTGCTGATACTCACTCCTCCTGTGGTGCTGTAGTGGAAGGTGACTATAGAAAATAGAATGTGTTACCGGTAATTCGGCTTCTAGGGACCCTCCGCGACAGCATAGATATTCCTTCCCTAGATTATGTTTATGCATTTATCTCTTTATTTTTTGAATGGCTTATTTCTGAAATAACACTTAAATGAGGCAGGGACGGGCTCATTAACCTTTTGTTTCCTGTCCCTATCAGGGTGGAGAGttaacctcctgtggtgctgttgTGGAGGGCTCCTAGAAACCAAATTACTAGTAATACAAATTCTGTTTTTGTTAATTGCTCAAAATAGACTGGTGTATGAAGCTCCTTATATATGAAGCTTCTTGCTCTGTATCATTTTTCTCCATCTTGCCTAAAACCCTTTGCACAGTACTGTAGATGGGGCACTATGCACTCAGTGCAGGGTCACTTTGATGGAGTAATGAAGTGCTCTACCTAATCTTCAGTCTTTTTGATAGTTGTTCCTCAGTTTCTTATTCTCATTCTTATGTATTTCTGCAGAGCATCACAACAGGAATCTGCGCCATCCTCGCCTCCCGCAACCTGGGCTGTGCCAGAATCGTGagtctcctccatgacctgtatctaTATCACTACTGTACACTGATGGGAAGTGTCAGGTCATCCTCTGACCACTCTTTTTCTATCTGCAGCACTGGTCTCTTCTGGTCCTTGCTCTGCTGAACGCCCTGCTCTCAGCAGCTTGTTTTGTGGGTCTTGTCCTTTCTGTCTCCTTGACCATTGCAAATGGAGGCAAAAACCTGATTGCTGGATGTAACACAACGGTCCTCCCTGCTGACACCCGCTCCGTCATCATGAGCAACGAGTGCCCTTTCGACACAACACGGATCTATGTGAGTGCATTATATCTGTAGCTTATTATCTAGTGTTCTCAGTAATGTTACTGCTGATTTCTGGCGGTGTTCAGTGATGTCACCATtgctctctagtgatggataggcggagtTCTCAGTGATGTTACAGCTGATTTCTAGTGATAGGTGGCGATCACTGAGAACGCTGCCTATCCATCCTCTGATGATcagtggtgccattgctgacaatGCTACCTATTGCTCTTCTCCCATCTTCCAGTCCGCTCCCATGGCCTGGCAATTTCGTCACTGACGTCCAGGATGTAACTGTTGTGCGTTACAGTCACACCCAGTCACTAGAACATAAGGTTCCAAAAGACCCCTTTGGGCCTATGTGATAAAATCCCTTATTAAAGACTAGTAATGGTTGTGTACACTGTTGTAAACTTTTCCCTCGTTGCCACGAGCCTCCAGTAGCCACTGATGCCCCATAATTGCTCCTCTTGTGGGGAACCTCCCATGCTTGGCTCTCTGACCATCTTGCCTTCTTTGGTAGGACACCACACTGGCTCTCTGGTTCCCCTCCATGTTtctgtctgcagtggaggccgcacTCTCAATCCGCTGTTGTGTGGTGGCATTTATTCTCCGAGGGATCGGTCCATGTGGAGAGACTTATCTGAGGCAGAGGGTAAGTGATaactggtagtgatgagcgagcactaatgtGTTCTGGTGCTGggaacttgtaatgagcagtttgaCACTTGGCCAGGCTCAACTCGAGCAGCCAACtataatgcaaatctatggggaactCTTAACGTTTTTCCGGAAAAGCTTCTGGAAAAAGGCTTGCGTTCCCCATTAACTTCTGTTATACTCGGTACACAAATCAACCTATCCAAGCATCCATCTGCTCATTACAAATACGGAGTATGGTAGTATTCACTTATCACTAATAACCGGTAGTATCAGATGggtccaggccctgcatctccggcTGCACTGGGGTTGAGGGGGCCACTGGATGGGATTATATGAAGTTATCATTGTTCCCAGAGATTGAGGTGGAGGCTACTAGATTTGTGTGAGGAGCGGTCAGCCGATTC is drawn from Anomaloglossus baeobatrachus isolate aAnoBae1 chromosome 3, aAnoBae1.hap1, whole genome shotgun sequence and contains these coding sequences:
- the KRTCAP3 gene encoding keratinocyte-associated protein 3; translated protein: MAAGRSEEQPCGFNVVKGPRQLMRTGIALIFIGHVNFILGAIVHGTVLRHVANPEKRVSTEYCAANIISVVSGLLSITTGICAILASRNLGCARIHWSLLVLALLNALLSAACFVGLVLSVSLTIANGGKNLIAGCNTTVLPADTRSVIMSNECPFDTTRIYDTTLALWFPSMFLSAVEAALSIRCCVVAFILRGIGPCGETYLRQRLQEQAAENERLEDAVRPETHQLIEARA